In Arachis hypogaea cultivar Tifrunner chromosome 2, arahy.Tifrunner.gnm2.J5K5, whole genome shotgun sequence, a genomic segment contains:
- the LOC112739706 gene encoding DNA repair protein recA homolog 3, mitochondrial has protein sequence MMEIYGPEASGKTTVALHVISEAQEQGGYCVFVDAEHALNKALAESIGVNTENLLLSQPDCGEQALSLVDTLIRSGSVDVIIVDSPKPRADSWAS, from the exons ATGATGGAAATATATGGTCCAGAGGCTTCTGGGAAAACAACTGTTGCTTTACATGTGATTTCAGAGGCACAGGAGCAAGGAG GCTACTGTGTATTTGTTGATGCTGAGCATGCTCTCAATAAGGCACTTGCAGAATCCATTGGTGTGAATACTGAAAACTTGTTGCTTTCACAACCAGATTGTGGTGAACAAGCACTTAGTCTTGTGGATACCTTAATCCGTAGTGGTTCAGTTGACGTAATTATTGTTGACAGT CCTAAACCCCGTGCAGATTCCTGGGCAAGCTGA
- the LOC112739695 gene encoding uncharacterized protein has product MTAPIMVRMPSCYSALMGFLPFRVGFGPLLEKEGGGSLTASLSATAIAGERPPPTTSQPPPPSSQRSPSTAPTQDLLADRAAQHCSTQPAPSAQQVGTTLASRTHHHPQSLATRKSHPAGQDQPLTQDHPADTEHRIKSDMEPEPPSQIFEMISSFFKIILVQCLSPQCRVRN; this is encoded by the exons ATGACGGCGCCGATAATGGTGAGGATGCCTAGCTGCTATTCTGCTCTAATGGGGTTTTTACcttttagggttgggtttggtccCCTTTTGGAGAAAGAAGGGGGAGGAA GTCTCACAGCCTCGCTCTCTGCAACTGCCATCGCCGGTGAGAGACCTCCTCCCACCACCTCGCAGCCACCGCCACCTTCCTCCCAGCGCAGCCCTTCCACTGCTCCCACCCAGGACCTCCTCGCGGACAGAGCAGCCCAGCACTGCAGCACACAGCCAGCGCCCAGTGCCCAGCAGGTCGGCACCACCCTTGCAAGTCGCACCCACCACCATCCTCAGTCCCTCGCAACTCGCAAATCGCACCCAGCAGGCCAGGACCAGCCACTCACCCAGGACCACCCAGCGGACACAGAGCACCGTATCAAGTCAGATATGGAGCCCGAGCCACCGAGTCAG ATCTTCGAGATGATAAGCAGTTTTTTCAAGATCATCTTGGTGCAGTGCCTATCACCACAGTGCAG GGTGAGGAACTGA
- the LOC112722383 gene encoding uncharacterized protein has protein sequence MFSASIKVPKNVKAVFDAAIKVVLQPPKQKKKKRKGQKTCSIFITHDGVGVPETLLNQMFGREGQESEEEKKHNLFRREGKGDEKPGYLPADIVFIIEEKKHNLFRREGNNDLEICIEIPLVDALTGCSLPIPILGGENLTLSFENTVVYLGYVKVIEGQGMPTLKNDGKRGDLHVKFLVDFPKELSDEQRQEAFRILENCC, from the exons ATGTTCTCTGCATCTATAAAAGTTCCAAAG AATGTGAAGGCTGTTTTTGATGCGGCCATCAAAGTAGTTCTCCAGCCTCCAaagcagaagaaaaagaagagaaagggtCAAAAAACCTGTTCCATATT CATAACACATGATGGTGTTGGTGTTCCGGAAACATTACTGAACCAAATGTTCGGACGAGAGGGACAAGAATCCGAGGAGG aaaagaaacacaatttGTTTAGAAGAGAAGGCAAGGGTGATGAGAAACCTGGATACCTCCCTGCTGATATAGTGTTCATAATTgaagaaaagaaacacaatttGTTTAGAAGAGAAGGCAATAATGACTTGGAAATATGTATTGAAATTCCTCTAGTAGATGCACTCACAGGGTGCTCTTTACCAATTCCTATATTAGGAGGGGAGAACTTGACTTTGTCATTTGAGAATACTGTTGTATACCTTGGATATGTAAAGGTTATTGAAGGTCAAGGCATGCCAACCCTTAAAAACGATGGGAAAAGAGGTGACCTCCATGTCAAGTTTCTAGTTGACTTCCCCAAAGAATTGAGTGATGAACAACGGCAAGAAGCTTTTAGAATCTTAGAAAATTGTTGTTAA